Proteins co-encoded in one Acidobacteriota bacterium genomic window:
- a CDS encoding NAD(P)(+) transhydrogenase (Re/Si-specific) subunit beta yields MNQSLITVAYIAASALFILSLGGLSQQSTARRGNLYGILGMLIALVATVFAMKDGNYAVLAGALIPGLVIGAILAARVQMTSMPELVAMLHSFVGLAAVLVGFATYLGPHKAMSSGENTLHLVEIFLGVIIGSVTFTGSVIAFLKLRGTIGGKPFMLPGRHVINLIMLIATVGLGVAFLMSPDTASGQWPLLIATVLTGILGVHFIMAIGGADMPVVVSMLNSYSGWAAAAAGFMLGNDLLIITGALVGSSGAILSYIMCQGMNRSFVSVMLGGFGTDSSSSSSSAAVPAGEVHSVDAAGATELLLDAKKVIIIPGYGLAVAQAQHSLAEVCKILKEKGVDVKFAIHPVAGRLPGHMNVLLAEANIPYDIVFEMDEVNDDFPSTDVAWVIGANDIVNPSAMDDPGSPIAGMPVLHVWESRHCIVMKRGMASGYAGVDNPLFYKDNTLMLFGDAKKVVDEILGVMRG; encoded by the coding sequence ATGAATCAAAGCCTAATCACAGTCGCTTACATCGCCGCGAGTGCGTTGTTTATTTTGAGCCTGGGCGGGTTGTCGCAACAGTCGACTGCCCGGCGCGGAAATCTTTACGGCATCCTCGGAATGCTGATCGCCCTGGTCGCCACCGTATTCGCGATGAAGGACGGAAATTATGCCGTTCTCGCAGGTGCTCTCATTCCCGGCCTCGTTATTGGAGCGATACTCGCCGCGCGGGTGCAGATGACCTCGATGCCTGAGTTGGTGGCGATGCTGCATAGCTTTGTCGGTCTCGCAGCCGTATTGGTCGGGTTTGCGACTTATCTCGGGCCGCATAAGGCGATGTCGTCAGGCGAGAACACGCTGCATCTGGTCGAAATTTTCCTCGGCGTCATTATCGGTTCGGTCACATTTACCGGTTCGGTAATCGCATTCCTCAAGCTTCGCGGAACAATCGGCGGAAAACCGTTCATGCTTCCCGGGCGCCATGTGATCAATCTGATCATGCTCATCGCCACGGTCGGACTCGGAGTTGCTTTTCTGATGTCGCCTGATACGGCGTCCGGACAATGGCCGCTCCTGATCGCGACCGTACTTACGGGAATCCTCGGCGTTCATTTCATCATGGCGATCGGCGGAGCTGACATGCCGGTTGTCGTGTCGATGCTGAACAGCTACTCAGGCTGGGCGGCGGCGGCAGCGGGCTTTATGCTCGGCAACGACCTGCTCATTATCACCGGTGCACTGGTCGGCTCAAGCGGAGCGATCCTCAGCTATATCATGTGTCAGGGCATGAACCGCTCATTTGTGAGCGTGATGCTCGGCGGTTTTGGAACCGACAGCAGCTCGAGTTCGAGTTCGGCCGCGGTGCCGGCGGGCGAGGTCCATTCGGTCGACGCGGCCGGTGCGACGGAACTCCTGCTCGACGCAAAGAAAGTCATTATCATTCCCGGCTACGGCCTCGCGGTCGCACAGGCACAGCATTCGCTGGCTGAGGTTTGCAAGATCCTCAAAGAAAAAGGCGTTGACGTAAAATTCGCCATTCACCCGGTCGCCGGCCGCCTGCCCGGCCACATGAACGTTCTGCTCGCCGAGGCAAACATCCCGTACGACATCGTCTTCGAAATGGATGAGGTCAACGATGATTTCCCCTCGACCGACGTCGCCTGGGTCATCGGAGCCAACGACATCGTCAACCCCTCAGCCATGGACGATCCCGGCTCACCCATCGCCGGTATGCCCGTCCTCCACGTCTGGGAATCACGCCACTGCATCGTCATGAAACGCGGAATGGCCAGCGGCTACGCCGGCGTGGATAATCCGCTATTCTACAAAGACAACACGCTGATGCTGTTTGGTGATGCTAAGAAGGTGGTGGATGAGATATTAGGTGTAATGAGGGGATAG
- a CDS encoding (2Fe-2S) ferredoxin domain-containing protein: MAKPKFISDRDELEKLAPMLKAPIKRQVFVCTGKSCNAVGAQDVRDEFQRILEEKGIRQGKESKGRNPMGSILLTECGSIGFCTVGTAVMVYPDGTLYGQVQAEDVAEIVEKHIEGGEVVERLALMQLEGHF; encoded by the coding sequence ATGGCCAAGCCCAAATTCATCTCCGATCGCGACGAACTGGAAAAGCTCGCCCCGATGCTCAAGGCTCCGATCAAACGCCAGGTCTTCGTCTGCACCGGAAAATCCTGCAACGCCGTCGGGGCCCAGGACGTCAGGGACGAGTTCCAACGCATCCTCGAAGAAAAAGGCATCCGCCAAGGCAAAGAATCCAAAGGCCGCAACCCAATGGGCTCTATATTGCTCACAGAATGCGGCTCCATCGGCTTCTGCACCGTCGGAACCGCCGTCATGGTCTATCCGGACGGGACTTTATACGGGCAAGTTCAGGCGGAAGATGTAGCGGAGATCGTGGAGAAGCATATTGAGGGTGGCGAGGTTGTGGAGAGGTTGGCGTTGATGCAGCTAGAAGGCCACTTCTAG
- the gcvPB gene encoding aminomethyl-transferring glycine dehydrogenase subunit GcvPB has protein sequence MSIKKVTQHPSQNEGLIFERSQTGRVGYRLPKLDVDAVSLDELLPADLRRNDDLEGVPEVSEVDVVRHFTRISTWNYSIDLGMYPLGSCTMKYNSRLNEKVARIGGFTQLHPLAPEQESQGALELIFRLQKDLAEITGLPGVSLQPAAGAQGEMTGVMLIRAFLDHRDGEESKNRRVMLIPDSAHGTNPASAAMSGFTVKTIHSTAEGLTDMDHLRQLCDEGGVAGLMLTNPNTVGIFERNIKEICDTIHAAGGLVYMDGANMNALVGVARPGDMGVDVIHLNLHKTFSTPHGGGGPGCGPCLCTADLAPFLPTPRIEKDGDRYFLNYDVPSSIGRVKAFFGNFGMMVRALAYIYTHGNDGLKEATEAAVLNARYVSHALAGAFDKPYESDCMHEAIFSHKKQAPTGVHTLDIAKRLIDYGFHPMTVYFPLVVEGAMLIEPTESVGRADLDAFIEAMIDIDKEAQENPQLVIDAPHSTRIGRLDEASAARKPVLRWKKDLDSLSTAA, from the coding sequence ATGAGCATTAAAAAAGTAACACAGCACCCGAGCCAGAATGAAGGCTTGATTTTTGAACGTTCGCAGACGGGCCGTGTTGGATATCGTTTGCCCAAACTTGATGTCGATGCCGTAAGCCTCGATGAGCTTTTACCGGCTGACCTTCGTCGTAACGACGATCTCGAAGGAGTTCCCGAAGTCTCGGAAGTCGATGTTGTCCGCCACTTTACGCGGATCTCGACCTGGAACTACTCGATCGATCTCGGAATGTATCCTCTTGGTTCGTGCACGATGAAATACAATTCGCGGCTCAACGAGAAGGTCGCCCGAATTGGTGGATTTACCCAGCTTCACCCGCTTGCTCCGGAGCAAGAATCGCAAGGTGCGCTCGAGCTTATCTTTCGCCTCCAAAAGGATCTCGCAGAGATCACAGGCCTCCCGGGAGTTTCGCTTCAGCCTGCGGCCGGTGCTCAGGGGGAAATGACTGGCGTTATGTTGATCCGGGCATTTCTCGATCACCGCGATGGCGAGGAATCCAAGAATCGCCGCGTAATGCTAATTCCCGATTCGGCTCATGGCACAAACCCCGCTTCGGCAGCGATGTCAGGCTTCACGGTCAAAACCATCCATTCGACGGCTGAAGGCCTGACCGATATGGATCACCTTCGCCAGTTATGCGACGAAGGCGGTGTTGCCGGATTGATGCTTACCAACCCAAATACGGTCGGTATTTTTGAACGCAATATTAAAGAGATCTGCGATACGATCCACGCCGCAGGCGGCCTCGTCTACATGGACGGAGCTAATATGAACGCCCTCGTCGGCGTTGCACGTCCGGGCGACATGGGCGTTGACGTGATACATCTGAATCTCCACAAGACCTTCTCAACCCCGCACGGCGGCGGCGGCCCGGGCTGCGGACCATGCCTTTGCACTGCGGATCTGGCACCATTTCTTCCGACTCCGAGGATCGAAAAAGACGGCGATCGTTATTTCCTTAACTATGACGTCCCCAGCTCGATCGGGCGTGTTAAGGCGTTTTTCGGCAATTTCGGCATGATGGTGCGCGCACTTGCTTACATCTATACTCACGGAAACGACGGACTGAAGGAAGCGACCGAAGCGGCCGTTCTGAATGCCCGCTACGTCTCACACGCTCTCGCGGGGGCGTTCGACAAGCCCTATGAGTCAGATTGTATGCACGAAGCGATCTTTTCTCACAAAAAACAGGCACCGACCGGAGTTCATACTCTCGACATTGCTAAACGCCTGATCGATTACGGATTTCACCCGATGACCGTTTACTTCCCGCTCGTGGTCGAAGGTGCGATGCTGATCGAGCCGACAGAATCAGTCGGACGTGCCGATCTCGATGCATTTATCGAAGCCATGATCGATATCGACAAGGAAGCTCAGGAAAATCCGCAGCTCGTCATCGACGCTCCGCATTCGACACGTATCGGCCGGCTCGATGAAGCCAGTGCCGCGCGTAAGCCTGTTTTGCGATGGAAGAAAGATCTTGATTCTCTGAGCACAGCGGCTTGA
- a CDS encoding Rieske (2Fe-2S) protein — translation MKDCNEVIDCSSRREFLVKAAFMAGGLALTVSGAGKLLGNTVEDLVVSIDEKSPLNKVGGSTVVASPAGKIIIVRTGETTFVAYSAKCTHKGTTIEYDAAKKQFACPNHGSTFDVASGARTGGPANDPLPAFKASGTAASVTVKTS, via the coding sequence TTGAAAGATTGTAATGAAGTTATAGATTGTTCGAGTCGCCGGGAATTTTTGGTCAAGGCTGCCTTTATGGCCGGTGGTTTGGCACTGACTGTGTCGGGAGCAGGAAAACTACTCGGTAACACGGTTGAAGATCTCGTCGTGTCGATCGACGAAAAAAGCCCGCTGAACAAGGTTGGCGGTTCGACCGTTGTTGCATCTCCGGCAGGCAAGATCATTATCGTTCGCACGGGCGAAACAACATTCGTCGCCTACTCAGCCAAGTGCACGCACAAGGGCACGACGATCGAGTACGACGCTGCGAAGAAGCAGTTCGCTTGCCCGAATCATGGTTCGACATTCGATGTCGCAAGCGGTGCCCGTACAGGCGGCCCGGCAAACGACCCGCTTCCGGCCTTCAAGGCATCGGGAACAGCAGCCTCAGTTACGGTAAAGACCAGCTAG
- a CDS encoding aminotransferase class V-fold PLP-dependent enzyme, which yields MIRKQRFDKDIDRRSFLSTAGKGLGLMALSSAAVGSLFENIKAAGRSIDHLSPLEAAMDEDYWSTIQQAFSVTRGIVNLNNGGVSPSPRMVTEAFVRYTWQQEDATAYTMWQILEPQSETIRTGLAEVFGCSPEEIAITRNASESLEILLMGMDFKSGDEILTTTQDYPRMITTLKQREMREGLKLNLIKIPLAPNNVDDIAAAFERAVTPKTKLILVSHQINLTGQILPIKKICEMARSKGIETIVDGAHAFAQFDFKRDDLQCDYYGTSLHKWIYAPKGTGMLYVKKDKIAKVWALMASEDKNRNDIRKYEEIGTHSAAMRLAIGEAILFHNAIGGKRKEERLRFLARYWMNKLKDVPKVGFNTSFDPKQSCAIANFKIDGIDPVAIGGYLMSRHKIFTTPIVHEEFTGIRITPNVYTTLWELDRFSEIVESIARKGLPKA from the coding sequence ATGATAAGAAAACAACGTTTTGATAAGGACATCGATCGAAGGAGTTTTCTATCGACCGCCGGCAAAGGCCTTGGCCTGATGGCACTTTCGTCAGCCGCAGTTGGGTCGCTCTTTGAAAACATTAAGGCGGCCGGCCGAAGCATCGATCATCTTTCGCCCCTCGAAGCCGCGATGGATGAGGACTATTGGTCGACGATCCAGCAGGCGTTTTCGGTCACTCGCGGGATCGTCAATCTTAACAACGGAGGGGTTTCGCCGAGTCCACGAATGGTCACCGAGGCGTTCGTCCGCTACACGTGGCAACAGGAAGACGCGACTGCCTACACGATGTGGCAGATCCTCGAACCGCAATCGGAGACGATAAGAACCGGGCTTGCTGAGGTCTTTGGCTGTTCACCCGAAGAGATCGCGATCACGCGCAACGCGAGTGAATCGCTCGAAATTCTCCTGATGGGAATGGACTTCAAGTCCGGCGACGAGATCCTGACCACAACGCAGGATTATCCACGAATGATCACCACGCTCAAACAGCGTGAGATGCGCGAAGGCCTGAAATTAAACCTTATCAAGATCCCGCTCGCACCGAATAATGTCGACGATATCGCGGCTGCATTCGAACGAGCGGTTACGCCGAAAACTAAACTGATCCTCGTCTCGCATCAAATAAACCTAACGGGACAGATCCTGCCGATCAAAAAGATATGCGAAATGGCTAGGTCGAAAGGGATCGAAACGATCGTTGACGGAGCACACGCGTTTGCCCAGTTCGATTTCAAACGCGACGACTTGCAGTGCGATTATTACGGCACTTCCCTGCACAAATGGATCTACGCCCCTAAAGGTACGGGAATGCTGTATGTCAAAAAAGACAAGATCGCGAAGGTCTGGGCTCTGATGGCATCGGAAGATAAGAATCGTAACGACATCCGTAAATACGAAGAGATAGGTACGCACTCAGCCGCGATGCGGCTCGCGATCGGCGAAGCGATCCTGTTCCACAATGCGATCGGCGGCAAGCGAAAAGAGGAACGCCTGCGCTTCCTCGCCCGCTACTGGATGAACAAATTGAAAGACGTGCCGAAGGTCGGCTTTAACACCTCTTTTGACCCCAAACAGTCGTGTGCGATCGCCAATTTCAAGATCGACGGCATCGACCCGGTGGCCATCGGCGGTTATTTGATGTCAAGGCACAAGATATTTACAACACCCATCGTTCACGAGGAATTTACCGGCATTCGGATCACGCCGAATGTCTACACGACGTTATGGGAACTCGACCGTTTTAGCGAGATCGTTGAGTCGATAGCTAGGAAAGGGCTGCCGAAAGCCTGA
- a CDS encoding trypsin-like peptidase domain-containing protein → MAIGIIIHITVGTEKRTEFFSQERIRIGSDETCDLQIHAPQTGEERPWFDLENAEGVYRIVEFEDSLSLRINQNPIRRYIAITDGDLIEIPDAGISFAFFSLETKSSLITTNRDQPHISRFIEDAALESAASVKRDDAKNFLREFVRELFREISWTTKLISFVLILGFITGILYIGFAVNSELRESRKQSEQQSAIITKLEEKLGQTTNQIEELDETNKKLIKTVSLAPNLRVEYGNAICLIVGVYDLVDKKSGKVLRYADPQAFRPNPYETQTEDPSRPMMPPQVGLTTEGNGSTVEYDFIGTGFHVGGGYIVTNRHVVQPWEEDDQVQQMIQAANGRARLKRLVIYFPNFAQPFALKIRQLGGREDVAIATIDPAMLPSEIPTIPLDVDTDSATVGKTVVTMGYPSGPDRLLAMVDDDEAKSINQRFGNSRQNLINFLAQSQKIVPLLTQGAITDLDARRIVHDAKTAEGGSGAPLFGQSGKVIGVNFGVFTENTAANMAVPVRFALELLRKAGWRSPEEMQKAADQDSQIAASPGNSNSAPQTKPQ, encoded by the coding sequence ATGGCGATCGGCATTATCATCCACATCACAGTCGGCACCGAAAAACGGACCGAATTCTTCTCTCAGGAACGAATTCGGATCGGTTCGGATGAGACCTGTGACCTCCAGATCCATGCACCGCAGACAGGCGAGGAGAGGCCGTGGTTCGATCTCGAAAATGCCGAGGGCGTTTATCGTATCGTCGAATTTGAGGATTCCCTCTCGCTCAGGATCAACCAAAATCCGATCCGCCGCTACATCGCGATAACCGACGGCGACCTGATCGAGATACCGGACGCGGGAATTTCGTTCGCGTTCTTTTCGCTCGAGACGAAATCCTCGCTCATAACTACTAATCGCGATCAGCCGCATATTTCTCGGTTCATCGAGGACGCGGCGCTCGAATCGGCTGCGTCGGTCAAACGCGACGACGCCAAGAACTTCCTTCGCGAATTCGTTCGCGAGCTGTTCCGCGAGATTTCATGGACGACGAAACTTATCAGTTTCGTTCTCATCCTTGGCTTTATTACCGGGATCCTGTACATCGGTTTCGCCGTAAACAGTGAGCTTCGCGAGAGCCGAAAACAATCGGAACAGCAAAGCGCAATAATTACCAAACTCGAGGAAAAACTCGGTCAGACGACCAACCAGATCGAGGAACTCGACGAGACAAACAAAAAGCTCATTAAAACCGTTTCGCTCGCCCCGAATCTGCGGGTGGAATACGGCAACGCTATTTGTCTGATCGTCGGTGTCTATGACCTCGTCGATAAAAAGAGCGGCAAAGTGCTTCGTTACGCTGATCCACAGGCGTTCCGGCCTAATCCGTATGAGACCCAGACGGAAGATCCCAGCCGACCGATGATGCCGCCGCAGGTCGGTTTGACGACCGAGGGCAACGGCTCGACGGTCGAATACGATTTTATCGGCACCGGATTTCATGTCGGCGGCGGCTATATCGTGACCAATCGCCACGTCGTACAGCCATGGGAGGAAGATGACCAGGTTCAGCAGATGATACAAGCCGCAAATGGCCGAGCTCGTCTGAAACGTCTTGTTATTTACTTCCCGAACTTCGCTCAGCCCTTTGCTTTAAAGATCCGCCAACTTGGTGGACGCGAAGATGTGGCGATCGCCACGATCGATCCGGCGATGCTTCCCTCGGAGATACCGACGATCCCGCTTGATGTTGATACCGATTCGGCGACCGTTGGGAAAACCGTTGTAACTATGGGCTATCCGAGCGGACCGGATCGTCTGCTCGCGATGGTCGATGACGATGAAGCGAAGTCTATCAACCAGCGCTTCGGCAATTCGCGCCAAAATCTGATCAATTTCCTCGCCCAGTCTCAGAAGATCGTTCCACTTCTCACGCAAGGTGCTATCACGGACCTGGACGCCCGGCGTATCGTTCACGATGCGAAAACCGCCGAGGGCGGCTCAGGAGCTCCGCTGTTCGGTCAATCAGGCAAGGTTATCGGGGTAAACTTCGGAGTTTTCACCGAAAATACAGCCGCAAACATGGCTGTACCAGTTCGGTTTGCCCTCGAACTTCTGAGAAAGGCCGGATGGAGATCGCCGGAAGAGATGCAGAAAGCCGCTGACCAGGATTCGCAGATCGCAGCGAGCCCGGGCAATTCCAACTCGGCTCCGCAAACTAAACCTCAATAA
- a CDS encoding glycosyltransferase family 4 protein: MAGRTQQPTIAHILPWKAIGGTELATLRMARVTREAGFRNVFFVLRDCDEVAELFRAENFEVCEFTEIEPSIRHFVNYKAESSKLARQFREVKADLIHCADLRGSFYATLAAFLSRIPIVSHVRGQQPEIPKRDQLFLKAVKKWIFVSRNSRQSFGMHVRDSRAAVIYDGIDIDNVEDSDRAQNRAEIRREFGIEGKTKIIGMVARVAPQKDFFTLARAVRELKGKGIDFKVLIVGSISKEAVNKTHFLEIQKLLGELKIADRFIFTDFRTDVEKFFDSFDVNVLSSHGEGFGLVLLEAMARKIPVVATNVGGIPEIIEHGMNGLLCQHENSEELAAAIESLLLNSNYRSRIAAAGFKRVKEDFSRQKFAIDIVDFYRGILN, encoded by the coding sequence ATGGCAGGAAGAACCCAGCAACCGACCATTGCCCACATTTTACCGTGGAAAGCGATAGGCGGAACCGAACTTGCCACCCTGCGAATGGCTCGCGTTACCCGCGAGGCTGGTTTTCGCAATGTATTTTTTGTGTTGCGTGATTGTGACGAAGTAGCTGAGCTTTTTCGGGCCGAGAACTTCGAAGTGTGCGAATTTACGGAGATCGAACCAAGCATAAGACACTTCGTAAACTACAAAGCCGAATCGTCGAAGTTAGCTCGACAATTCCGCGAGGTCAAAGCAGATCTAATTCATTGCGCTGACTTGAGAGGCTCCTTTTATGCTACTTTGGCCGCATTCCTTTCGAGGATCCCGATCGTTTCACACGTTCGCGGCCAGCAGCCAGAAATACCTAAGCGGGATCAGCTCTTTCTCAAAGCTGTTAAAAAGTGGATCTTCGTTTCCAGAAACTCACGGCAGTCTTTTGGAATGCATGTTAGAGATTCACGGGCTGCGGTGATCTACGACGGTATTGACATAGATAACGTTGAGGACTCGGACAGAGCGCAGAATCGGGCCGAGATTCGAAGGGAATTCGGGATCGAAGGTAAAACCAAGATCATCGGGATGGTCGCAAGAGTCGCTCCTCAGAAGGATTTTTTTACGTTAGCCAGGGCCGTCCGTGAATTGAAGGGAAAAGGGATCGACTTCAAGGTTTTGATCGTTGGTTCGATTTCTAAGGAAGCAGTAAATAAGACCCACTTCTTAGAAATTCAAAAGCTGTTGGGTGAACTGAAGATCGCCGATAGATTTATCTTCACCGATTTTCGGACAGATGTAGAGAAGTTCTTCGATTCCTTTGATGTAAATGTCCTCTCGAGTCATGGCGAGGGGTTTGGGCTGGTGCTGCTGGAGGCAATGGCGAGAAAGATACCGGTCGTCGCAACTAACGTCGGCGGCATTCCGGAGATCATAGAACATGGCATGAACGGGCTACTCTGCCAACACGAAAATAGCGAGGAATTAGCAGCAGCGATAGAAAGTCTGTTACTGAATTCGAACTATCGCAGCAGAATTGCTGCCGCAGGCTTTAAACGGGTCAAAGAAGACTTTAGTCGACAGAAATTCGCAATTGACATTGTCGATTTCTATCGTGGCATACTTAATTAA
- a CDS encoding TVP38/TMEM64 family protein — protein sequence MKTRISKTTSIVRTIILVIWATIVLACIGTYLADPSRFTAENIAEFLRRFSGSIWLIYLAFSALRGITLLPSTPLVIAGTLLFPEQPFAVLLVSMTGIMLSSTMIYFFSEYLGFSEYFEGHKPELSHKIKAKLEHPLGFLFVAGWAFFPLIPTDLVCYLAGSTKMNYWEFIAAVFVGELILCVCYIYFGGSLLEFVR from the coding sequence TTGAAAACACGGATCTCTAAAACAACCTCTATCGTCAGAACGATAATCCTCGTCATCTGGGCGACGATCGTTTTGGCATGTATCGGCACATATCTTGCCGATCCCTCCAGGTTCACGGCGGAAAATATTGCGGAATTTCTAAGGCGATTCAGCGGCTCTATCTGGTTGATCTATCTTGCCTTCTCCGCTCTTCGCGGGATAACGCTGCTGCCATCGACGCCGCTTGTGATCGCGGGCACTCTTTTGTTTCCTGAACAGCCTTTCGCCGTGCTGCTCGTTTCAATGACAGGGATAATGCTTTCGTCGACCATGATCTATTTCTTTTCGGAATATCTCGGTTTCAGCGAATATTTCGAGGGACACAAGCCTGAACTAAGCCACAAGATAAAGGCGAAGCTGGAACATCCGCTCGGCTTCCTGTTCGTCGCGGGATGGGCGTTCTTCCCGCTCATCCCAACCGATCTGGTCTGCTATCTCGCGGGCTCGACGAAAATGAATTACTGGGAGTTCATCGCCGCCGTTTTCGTTGGCGAGCTAATTCTATGTGTTTGCTATATTTATTTCGGCGGATCATTACTAGAATTCGTGCGATAA
- a CDS encoding methyltransferase domain-containing protein, whose amino-acid sequence MTETIRSTEINEDKMHAFMGKVVGDFGASLSTILGYIGHKLGLYKALADSDGLTPAELAAKTNTTERYVREWLINQACGEYVHYDPQTGKYSMLPEQAVALTDEESPFYVGGGFYVIKAMLNAQPRIAEAFENGGGILWGEHDSDLFVGTEKFFRPGYTAHLVGEWIPALAGVKEKLEAGAKVADVGCGHGASTIIMAKAFPNSQFFGFDNHQASIATARTKAEAAALAGRVHFAVSNAGEIPLDGYDLICFFDCLHDMGDPHGAAQRARQALAAGGSCLIVEPMAGNTVEENFNIVGRTFSGASTLCCTANSLALGGPALGAVASEDALREVAESAGFGSFERVSETPFNRIYEAKV is encoded by the coding sequence ATGACGGAAACAATTCGATCAACAGAGATAAATGAAGACAAAATGCATGCCTTTATGGGAAAGGTGGTCGGTGATTTTGGCGCGAGCCTGAGCACCATCCTCGGTTACATCGGCCACAAACTCGGGCTTTATAAAGCTCTCGCCGATTCTGACGGGCTAACGCCTGCGGAGCTCGCGGCAAAGACGAACACGACCGAACGCTACGTCCGGGAATGGCTGATAAATCAAGCTTGCGGTGAATACGTTCATTACGATCCGCAGACGGGCAAATACTCGATGCTGCCGGAACAAGCGGTCGCCTTGACCGACGAGGAAAGCCCATTTTATGTCGGCGGCGGCTTTTACGTGATCAAGGCTATGTTAAACGCTCAGCCGCGCATCGCCGAGGCATTTGAGAATGGAGGCGGGATCTTGTGGGGCGAGCATGATTCGGACCTTTTTGTTGGAACTGAGAAGTTCTTTCGTCCGGGTTATACCGCTCACCTTGTCGGTGAATGGATACCGGCACTTGCCGGCGTTAAGGAAAAACTCGAGGCCGGGGCAAAGGTCGCGGACGTCGGATGCGGGCACGGAGCGTCAACGATCATCATGGCAAAAGCGTTCCCAAACTCTCAATTCTTCGGCTTTGACAATCACCAGGCATCTATCGCAACCGCCCGTACCAAGGCGGAAGCAGCAGCCCTCGCCGGCCGGGTCCATTTTGCCGTTTCTAACGCGGGCGAGATCCCGCTCGACGGTTACGACCTGATCTGCTTCTTTGATTGCCTGCATGATATGGGCGACCCGCACGGGGCTGCACAAAGAGCTCGTCAGGCTCTCGCCGCCGGCGGAAGCTGCCTGATCGTCGAACCTATGGCAGGTAACACTGTCGAAGAAAACTTCAATATCGTCGGCCGAACTTTCTCGGGAGCTTCGACTCTCTGCTGTACGGCGAATTCTCTTGCGCTCGGCGGCCCGGCACTCGGAGCGGTGGCCAGCGAGGACGCATTACGCGAGGTTGCAGAGTCTGCCGGGTTCGGTTCGTTCGAGCGGGTGTCCGAAACACCATTTAATCGCATTTATGAGGCGAAAGTGTGA
- a CDS encoding homocysteine S-methyltransferase family protein, translated as MAALTTLPHESVATYLTDGGLETTLVFLEGFDLPCFAAFDLLKDEKGYLALKGYYERYLNIAKNFGFGFVLESPTWRANPDWIERIGYPNLATTEVNRKAARLMFDLKEEFGEPSTPIVVSGCVGTRGDGYQAESGMSPKEARDYHSEQIRAFGEVQVDMISAITMTNVEEASGIAAAAADARLPSVISFTLETDGKLPSGASLKEAIETVDSEVETPPIYYMINCAHPSHSADELILGRGQPWIERIRGVRANASRKSHAELDDSTELDRGEIDDFGSEHMWISDLLPQLKVFGGCCGTDEEHILEIVSVLRGNRRIPVTRN; from the coding sequence ATGGCCGCTCTTACAACATTGCCGCACGAGTCAGTCGCAACGTACTTAACGGACGGCGGCCTCGAGACAACGCTGGTCTTTTTGGAGGGTTTCGATCTACCTTGTTTCGCAGCTTTTGATTTATTGAAGGATGAAAAAGGGTATCTTGCTCTGAAAGGATACTATGAACGATATTTGAATATTGCCAAAAACTTTGGCTTTGGCTTTGTCTTGGAGAGCCCAACATGGAGGGCAAATCCAGACTGGATCGAACGGATCGGATATCCTAATCTGGCGACGACAGAAGTTAACAGAAAGGCGGCCAGGCTGATGTTCGACCTTAAGGAAGAATTTGGCGAACCATCAACGCCGATAGTCGTAAGCGGATGCGTTGGCACGAGAGGCGATGGCTATCAGGCGGAATCCGGCATGAGCCCTAAAGAAGCTCGTGACTATCACTCGGAACAGATACGCGCGTTTGGGGAAGTTCAGGTCGATATGATCTCGGCAATAACTATGACAAATGTTGAGGAGGCGAGCGGCATCGCTGCTGCCGCCGCCGACGCTAGATTGCCATCGGTCATCTCGTTCACGTTGGAAACAGATGGAAAACTGCCGTCAGGAGCCAGTTTGAAGGAGGCCATTGAGACTGTTGACAGCGAAGTCGAAACACCGCCGATATACTACATGATCAATTGTGCCCACCCGAGCCACTCTGCTGATGAACTGATTCTCGGCCGAGGGCAGCCGTGGATCGAACGGATACGAGGCGTCCGTGCTAATGCGTCGCGAAAAAGCCACGCGGAGTTGGATGACTCTACCGAGCTTGATCGGGGAGAGATTGACGATTTTGGCAGTGAACATATGTGGATCTCAGATCTACTCCCTCAACTGAAAGTCTTCGGCGGATGCTGCGGTACTGACGAAGAGCACATTCTGGAGATAGTGTCCGTATTGAGGGGAAACCGCCGCATTCCCGTTACCAGGAATTAG